TCGTTGCGGAAGGACTTGCCCATCTGGGCGATGCCGAACGGCGGCTTGCGGCGCGAAGTGGTCTGCACCTGGCCGAAGTTGGTGAAGATGCCCTGGGCGGTCTCGGGGCGCAGGTAGGCGACGGAGCCGGTGTCCTGGGTGGGACCGAGGTGGGTGGAGAGCAGTCCGGAGAACTGCTTGGGCTCGGTGAACTGGCCCTTGTTGCCGCAGTTGGGGCAGTTGACGTCGGCCAGGCCGTTCTCCGGGAGGCGGTGGTGCTTGGCCTCGTACGCCTCTTCCAGGTGGTCCGCGCGGAACCGCTTGTGGCACGCGGTGCACTCGGTCAGCGGGTCCGAGAAGGTGGCGACATGGCCGGAGGCGACCCAGACCTCGGGGGCCAGGATGACGGACGAGTCGATGCCGACCACGTCCTCGCGCGACGTCACCATGTAGCGCCACCACTGGCGCTTCAGGTTCTCCTTGAGCTCGACACCCAGGGGTCCGTAGTCCCAGGCGGCGCGCTGGCCGCCGTAGATCTCACTGCAGGGGAATACGAAGCCACGGCGCTTGCTCAGGCTGACGATGGTGTCGATCTTGTCGGCGGCCACGGTGCTCTCTTCATTACGACGACGGGCGACGAAGCGAGTTGCTTCAGAGCGAATGCCTCAGATTACCGGCGGGGGCTGCCCCTCAATCAAATCGGTTCGGTCTCCGGTTCGATCCGTGGGACGTTCGGCCCGATGTTCGGGCAGCTTGTTGACAACCGTTTCCAATTTTGTTGAAAATGACTGTCATGAACGTACGACGACGCCTCATACCCGCGCTGGCGACCACCGCCGCCACCGCCCTCGGACTCGCCACCCTCTCCGCCTGCTCGGGCGACGGCTCCGCCGACGGAGGGGACCCCGGCACGTTCGACGTCGTCGCGTCGTTCTACCCGATGGCCTTCCTCGCCGAGCAGATCGGCGGCTCGCACGTCCACGTCAGCAGCCTCACCGAGCCGGGGCAGGAGCCGCACGACCTGGAGATCAGCGCCCAGCAGACCGTGCAGGTCGAGAAGGCCGACGCGGTGCTCTACCTGAAGAACCTCCAGCCCTCGGTCGACAAGACGGTCGCCGCGTCCCAGGTCAAGACCAAGATCGACGCCGCTTCCCTGACCACCCTGGAGAAGCACGGCAACGAGGTCGGCGGCCACGCGGCGGAGCACGACGAGAGCGACGACCACGATCACGAGTCCGGCGGCCTCGACCCGCACATCTGGCTCGACCCGGTGCGCTACGCCCAGGTCGCCGAGGGCGTCGGCAAGGCTTTCGAGAAGGCCGACCCCGACCACGCCGCCGCCTACAAGAAGAACACCGCGGCCCTGGTCGAGAAGCTCGACGCCCTCAACACCAAGTTCGAGGACGGCCTCGCGGACACCAGGACGAAGGTGTTCATCACCACACACGCCGCCTTCGGCTACCTCGCCGAGCGCTACGGCCTGACCGAGGAGGCCATCAGCGGCCTCGACCCCGACTCCGAGCCCAGCGGCGCCCGCGTCAAGGCGCTTGAGAAGATGGCGAAGGCCGACGGCGTCAGCACCGTGTTCTACGAGACGCTCGTCAGCGACAAGACCGCGAAGACCATCGCCGGGGACGCGGGCCTGAAGACCGACGTCCTCGACCCCATCGAGGGCATCGTCAAGGGCAAGTCCCGCGGCCAGGACTACTTCGAGGTCCAGGAAGCCAACCTCAAGGCCCTCCAGACGGCCCTGGGAAGCAAGTAGACCGACCGGTGACCGACACGGAGGACGTCATGGGCGAGCCCGTCATATCACTGCGCGGCGTGGGCGCCGAGCTGGGCGGGCGCCCCGTCCTGCGCGGCGTCGACCTCACCGTGCACCGCGGTGAGGTGGTCGCGCTGCTCGGAGCCAACGGCTCGGGCAAGTCGACCGCGATCCGCGCGGTCATCGGTCAGGTGCCGGTGAGCACGGGCACGATCGAGCTGTTCGGGACGGAACGCGCGCGGTTTCGCTCGTGGGCGCGGGTCGGCTACGTGCCGCAGCGCACCACCGCGGCGGGCGGGGTCCCGGCCACCGTCACCGAGATCGTCTCCTCCGGACGGCTCTCCAGGGCCCGCTTCGGCGTGCTGCGCAAGGCGGACCACGCGGCCGTGCGCCACGCCCTCGAACGCGTCGGCATGGCGGACCGGGCCAAGGACTCCGTCGACGCCCTCTCCGGCGGCCAGCACCAGCGAGTGCTGATCGCCCGCGCGCTGGCCGCCGAACCCGAGCTGCTGATCATGGACGAGCCGATGGCGGGCGTCGACCTCGTCAGCCAGAAGGTGCTCGCCGACACCCTCAGCGCCCAGGTCGAGGCGGGCACCACCGTCCTGGTCGTGCTGCACGAGCTGGGCCCCCTCGAACCCCTGATCGACCGGGCGGTCGTGCTGCGCGACGGCCGCGTCCTGCACGACGGACCGCCCCCGCGCGGCGCCGCCGGCACTTTCCCGCTCCCGGCCTCGCCCGACCCGGGGCACCCCCGGCCGGGCCACGACCACGTCCACCCGCACGCCCCCGCGGACGTCGAACCGATCAGGACGGGACTGCTGAGCTGATGGACATCCTCGACTACGCCTTCATGCAGCGGGCGCTGCTCGCCGCCGTCCTGGTCGGCATCACCGCGCCCGCCATCGGCATCTACCTCGTCCAGCGCCGGCAGGCCCTGATGGGCGACGGCATCGGCCATGTCGCGATGACCGGCGTCGGCCTCGGCTTCCTGCTGAACACCTCACCGGTGTGGATGGCGACCGCGATCTCCGTGCTCGGCGCGGTCCTCATGGAGCTGATCCGCTGGTACGGCCGCACCCGCGGCGACATCGCCCTCGCCATGCTGTTCTACGGCGGCATGGCGGGCGGCGTGATGTTCATCAACCTCGCGCCCGGCGGCTCCAACGCCAACCTGACGTCGTACCTCTTCGGCTCGCTGTCGACGGTCTCCTCGTCCGACGTGACGGCGATCTGCCTGCTGGCCGGATTCGTGGTGCTGGTCACCCTGGGGCTGCGCAGGCAGCTGTTCGCGGTCAGCCAGGACGAGGAGTTCGCCCGGGTCACCGGGCTGCCGGTGCGCGCCCTGAACCTGCTGACGGCCGTCACGGCGGCGGTCACGGTGACCGTCGCGATGCGCGTGGTGGGGCTGCTGCTGGTGTCGGCGCTGATGGTGGTGCCGGTCGCGGCGGCCCAGCAGCTGACCCGCAGCTTCGCGGCCACCTTCGCCATCGCGGTGGCGCTCGGCGTGACGGTGACGATCGGGGGCACGGTCACCTCGTACTACCAGGACGTGCCGCCCGGCGCGACGATCGTGCTGCTGACCATCGGCGCGTTCATGCTGCTCACCGCGCTCGCCGCGCCGCTGGCCCGGCGACGCGCCCGTGCCGCGGCCGCGGCGCGGCCCGCGGGCGATCCCGCGGAGTGCGTGATTCCGGCCGGCCGGGAGGCACCGGACGAAGTCGGCGTCTGACCGCGCCCCGGCCGGACTGGCACAATGGCCCGGCACAGGCGCAGACGTGAAGGAGGCAACCGTGGTGACCGCTGGACCGCCCGTCAAGGGCCGCTCCACCCGGCAGCGTGCCGCCGTGGCGGCGGCGCTGGACGAGGTCGACGAGTTCCGCAGCGCGCAGGAACTCCACGACATGCTCAAGCACAAGGGCGACTCGGTCGGTCTGACCACGGTCTACCGCACCCTCCAGAACCTCGCCGACGCGGGCGAGGTCGACGTCCTGCGCACCTCCGACGGCGAGTCCGTCTACCGCCGCTGCTCCACCGGCGACCACCACCACCACCTGGTCTGCCGGGTCTGCGGCAAGGCCGTCGAGGTCGAGGGACCCGCCGTCGAGAAGTGGGCGGAGGCCATCGCCGCCGAACACGGCTACGTCAACGTGGCGCACACCGTGGAGATCTTCGGCACCTGCGCGGAGTGCGCGGCCAGGGACGACTGACCGCGCCCGGCCCGCGTACCCGTGCCGCCCCGCCCCCCTTCGGGTGAACCTCCCGCCGGGGTGGTCCCGGCGGCGGGCGCTACGCCCGCCCGAAGCAGCGCTCCAGTTCGTCCAGGTCGTAGAAGGCGCTGCCCCGGGTGAGCGGACGGCAGCCCGCCTTGAAGGCCGTCTCCTTCTCGTTGTAGAGCATCCGCACCAGGTAGCGGCCGTCGCGCTCGTACACGTCCCACTGGATGTTGCCGCCGAGCGGGGCGACCTCCGCGCCCCGCCAGGGGTTGCCCGCCCAGGTGTACGGGCGCCGCTCGGTCACCGGCCGGGTGCTGCCCGGCAGGCCCATCAGGGCGGCCAGCGGGATCAGCTCCTCGGCGTGCGTGAAGCGGAGTGCGGCGCCCAGGTCGCTGGTGCCGTCCCGCTTGGCCTCGACCGTCGCGAAGAGGTCGTCGAGGAGGACCTCGGCCATCCGGTAGGTGATGTCGCTGCCCGCGAACCCGGGGCCCTTCTCGTAGAAGTCCTCGGCGTCGCCGAGGTACCCGAACCAGGCGGCGTCGGCGGCGGACAGGTAGCGCTCCATGCCCCAGCCGCGGCCTCCCGGGCTCTCCTCGCTCATCGCGGGGGCGATGGCGTACAGGTTGTGGACGGCCTGCGCGGCGGCGACCCGGTCGGCGTCCGCGAGCCCGTTCACGAAGGGCGCGGTGAACAGTCCGCGCAGGACGGCGGTGGCGGCCCGGTGGGTCCTGGGCTGGTCGGTGAGGGCCTTCAGGGTGGCCGCGAGCCGCTGGTCGTTCTCGAGGTAGTCGCGGTAGGCGGCGCCGCCCGCGGCCTTGTGGAAGTAGAGCAGGTCCTTGTCGGTGCGGGTCTCGCCGATCAGCGGCTCCAGCTGAGGGTCGACGGCGCCGAGGGCGGCGGCGAAGGCGTCACCGCTGGCGACCGCGCGGCCCTGCCCGGAGCTGACCACGTCGATCCGCTCGCCGGTGCGGGCGATCTCGGCGAACAGGGACGGCAGCCGCCCGGCCAGCCGGACGGCGGTGCCCTTCAGCTCCGCCGTGCCGCGCCCGCTCAGCTCGCCGTACCCGACGCGCTCCATGGCGGCCCGCAGCGCGCGCACCTTCGGCCCGAACTCCCGTCCCCGGCGGGTGAGTCGGCCGTCCGCGTCGGCGCGGTCCCACAGGGCGAGGACCAGGTCGGCGTCCTCGCTGTCGCTGGCGGCGCGGGAGCCGTGCCGGGAGACGTTCTCGGTGAGGACGGGCACGAAGCCGGCCGGGGCCCGCTGGTAGGTGCGGGCGCTCTGGCCGGGCGCGTAGGGGGCCTTGGTGCCGTAGCTGTCGAGGTGAGCGGGCTGGTCGGCGGCCTGCGCCGGCAGGGCCGCGACCAGCAGCGCGCACAGGGCGAGGGCGGGAGCGAGACGCTTCATGCGCGGATCGTCCGCGACCGCCGTGAACGCCCGGTGGACATCAGGTGGCGGGCCGGCCCTTCATCGCGGCTTCCATGGCGAGCAGTTGCTCGTTCGGGACGGCGCCGCCGAAGCGGCGGTCGCGCCGCGCGAACTCCATGCAGGCCCGCCACAGGTCACGGCGGTCGAAGTCGGGCCACAGCACGTCCTGGAAGACCATCTCGGCGTAAGCGCTCTGCCAGAGAAGGTAGTTGGAGGTGCGCAGCTCGCCGCTGGGGCGCAGGAACAGGTCGACGTCCGGCATGTCCGGGTAGTACATGTACTTGCCGAGGGTCTTCTCGTTGACCTTCGACGGGTCGAGGCGGCCGGCCTTCACGTCGTGGGCGAGGGCCTGCGCGGCGTCGGCGATCTCCGCGCGACCGCCGTAGTTCATGCAGAAGTACAGCGTGAGGCGGTCGTTGTCCTTCGTCATCTCCTGGGCTGCCTGGAGCTCCTGGGCGACCGACTTCCACAGCTTGGGCATCCGGCCCACCCAGCGGACCCGGACGCCCAACTCGTTCAGCTCGTCACGGGTCTTGCGGATGAAGTCGCGGTTGAAGTTCATCAGGAAGCGGATCTCGTCCGGGGAGCGGCGCCAGTTCTCGGTGGAGAACGCGAACAGCGCGATGCTGCCCACCCCCATCTCGATGGCGCCCTGGAGGACGTCGAGGACCCGCTCGGCGCCGACCTTGTGCCCCTCGGTGCGCGGCAGGCCGCGCTCCTTGGCCCAGCGGCCGTTGCCGTCCATGATGACCGCCACGTGCTGGGGGATCAGCTCCGCGGGGAGCTTGGGCGGGACCGCTCCTGAGGGGTGCGGCTCCGGCGCCCTGTACTCCCGGCGCCTGCGTCCCAGAATCCCGCTTGCAGCCATGTGCTTCTCGTCTCCTCTTGGCTTACTTCTCGACGTAACGCAGCGAGCGCAGCCCGCGTTCCATGTGCCAGTGCAGATAGGCGGACACCAGCCCGCTCCCCTCCCGCACGTACCGCGGCTCGCAGGAGTCCGCGGTCCCCCAGTCTCCCGTGAGGAGCGCCCCGAGCAGTTCCAGGGTCTGCGCCGAGGGTACGACGCTGCCGGGCACCCGGCAGTCGACGCAGACCGAGCCGCCCGCGGCCACCGAGAAGAACCGGTTGGGTCCCGGCAGTCCGCACCGGGCGCAGTCGCCGAAGCTGGGCGCGTAGCCGTTGACGGCGAGGGAGCGCAGCAGGAAGGCGTCGAGGACGAGGTGCGGGGCGTGTTCGCCGCGGGAGAGCGTGCGCAGCGCGCCGACCAGCAGCAGGTACTGCTGGACGGCCGGTTCGCCCTCGTGGTCGGTGAACCGCTCGGCGGTCTCCAGCATGGCGGTGCCCGCGGTGTAGCGGGCGTAGTCGGTGACGATCCCGCCGCCGTAGGGCGCGATCGTCTCGCTCTGGGTGCACAGCGGCAGCCCGCGGCCGACCAGCTCGCTGCCGCGCGCGAAGAACTGCACGTCGACGTGGGAGAACGGCTCCAGCCTGGCCCCGAACTTCGACTTGGTGCGGCGCACGCCCCGGGCCACGGCGCGGATCCGGCCGTGGCCGCGGGTGAGCAGGGTGATGATCCGGTCCGCCTCGCCCAGCTTCTGGGTGCGCAGCACGATGCCGTCGTCGCGGAACAGACTCATGCGCCCCATTCTCGCCTACGACGGCCGTGGTGCGGGCCCCTGCCCCGGGGTCGGGGGTCAGGGGCTCTCGGCGGGTGCCTCCGGGTACGGGACGGCGGCACCGGGCCGCTCCTCGGGGCTCAGCCCGGTCACGGCGGCGGGCTCGGCGTCCCACTCCAGACCGCCGCCGCGGGGTCTGAGCTGGACGTACGGTCCCTCGTGGCCCATCACGACACCGATCCTGCCGGTGCGTGTGTCCACGACGTGCGTGCCGACGGGGGGCTTCATCTTCGTTGTGTCCTCCGGTTCCTCGAACGATGCCCCCAACGTGCTCCCCACCGTCCGCGAGTTTCACTCTTCGCTTCCTCACGGTGACGCTGGGCACGTACACTCGACGGTCGTCCCGCGGGCGGTGGCGGTGCGCGCGGGGCAACCGGGGGCCGGTTCTCGACGTCGAACAGGGAGAGACAGCGAGATCGAAGTCGAGGAAGACCCCAGCGAAGGAGAACGCCATCTCAGGCTCGCCCCGTACCCCGATGACCCGCCGCGCCGTCGTCGCCGCCGGCACCGCGACCGCGGCCGTCCTGCTCACCGGCACCGCCGCGCGGGCCGACGGGTCGACCGTCGACCGGCTGCGCGCGCTCGAGGAGGAACACGGCGCCCGGCTCGGCGTGTTCGCGCACAACGTCAGGACCGGGCGGACCGTCGCGCACCGCGCCGACGAGCGCTTCCCGATCTGCTCGGTCTTCAAGACGCTGGCCGTGTCGGCGGTCCTGCGCGATCTGGACCGGGACGGCGAGGTGCTCGGCCGGCGCGTCCACTACACGGAGGCCGACCTGGTGGGCGGCTCGGACCGGACCAGGGAGCACCTGGCCGAGGGGATGACGGTCGCCGAACTCGCCGATGTGGCGATCCGCTACAGCGACAACACGGCGGCCAACCTGCTGCTGCGGGAGCTGGGCGGCCCGACGGCGGTGACCCGGTTCGCCCGCTCGATCGGTGACCGGGTGACCCGCCTCGACCGCTGGGAGACGGAGCTGAACTCCGGGGAGCCCGGCCGGGTCACCGACACCACGAGCCCGCGCGCCATCGGCCGGTCCTACGCCCGCCTGGTGCTGGGCGACGCCCTGGCGGACCGGGACCGCGCCCTGCTGACGCACTGGCTGCTGGGGAACACCACGAGCGGGGAGCGGCTGCGCGCCGGTGTGCCGTCGACGTGGACGGTCGCCGACAAGACGGGCGCGGGCGACTACGGCACCAACAACGACGTCGGTGTCGCCTGGACCCCGGACGGCACGCCGGTGGTCCTGGCGATCCTGTCGACGAAGCACGTCCAGGACGCCGAGTGGGACCACCCGCTGGTCAAGGAGGCGGCCTCGCTGCTGGCGGCCGCGGTGGTCTGACCCCCGCCGGGAGATCCCGCCCGCGCCGGTCTTGTCGTGGGCCGGCGCGGGTTCCCCGCGCCGGCGGGACGGCGCGGCGTCTCACCCCGGTGAGCGCAGCGCGCTGTCTTGACCACCCCGGGTGACGCCCCTATGGTCCGGTCTGTCCACCGGACGTAGGACGTCGGATCTCCACTGGAGGAACCGTGCGCGACGTGCTCCACGACGGGCCGGGACCGCCCCGCCGGTCGTTCCTGACGTACGCCGGCGGGCTGGCGGCGGCCGGGGCGCTCTCGGCCTGCTCGATGGGCCCGCAGTCCACCAACGACGTCGGCGGAGGCGGCCGGGACCGCACCCTGACGGCCGTCATCGGCTACGGCAACGACGGCTCCTGGGACCCCACGCAGACCGCGTCGGCGTTCTCGATGGCCGCCGACAACCACCTCTACGAGGGGCTGCTCGACACCGACCCGGTCTCCCGCAAGCCCTACCCGGCGCTCGCCACCGCCCTGCCCGCCGACCCGGCCGCCACCACCTGGCGGTTCTCCCTGCGCGCGGGCGCCAGGTTCCACGACGGGACGCCGGTCACCGCCGACGACGTGGTCTTCACCTTCGACCGCGTCCTCGACCCGGCCGCCCACACCCTGGCCGGCGGCTTCTTCACGAGCTGGCTGGAAGGGGTTCGCGCGGTCGGCTCCAGGACCGTCGAGCTGGACCTCAATTTCCCCTTCCCCGAAGGACTTTCACGGCTGACGCTGGCCAAGGTCATGCCCCGGCACGTGTTCTCGCGGCCCGGCGCCTGGGACGACGCGATCCGGGGCCTCGCGGTCGGCTCGGGACCGTACCGGCAGAGCGCGCACCACCCGAAGTCCAACACCGCCTTCGAGGCGTTCAGCGGCTACAACGGCCCCCGCCCGGCCGCCTTCCGCACCATGAACTGGCTGACGGTCGTCGACGCCGCCTCCCGCGTCGCCCGGGTCTCCGGGAGCGTCCCCGGCGCCCAGATCGCCGACAACATCCCGTACGCCGCCGTCGACCGGCTCAGGAGCGGCGGCCTCACGGTCGCGGGCGCCTCCGGGATGAACAACCTGTTCCTGATGTTCAACACCGCGCGCAAGCCGTTCGACGACATCCGGGTGCGGCAGGCCCTGCACTACGCCATCGACACCGAGAAGATGGTCCAAGTAGCCCTGAAAGGCCACGGGTTGCCCGCCACGTCCTTCCTCGACGAGGGCAACCCGGCCCACCGCAGGGCCGGCACCGTCTACGGCCACGACCCGGCGCGGGCGAAGGCGCTGCTGCGGGCGGCCGGGGTGCGGGACCTCGACGTCGAACTGCTCGCGGTGAACGTCAGCTGGATCGTGGACTGCCTGCCGACCGTCAAGGCGTCCTGGGACGCGGTCGGCGTGCGCACCACGCTCGCCCCGCAGGAGACCACCGCCGTCTTCACCAAGCTGGACCAGCGAAGGGACTACCAGGTGGTGGCCGCCGCCTCGAACCCCAACCAGTTCGGCCTCGACGCCGACCTGATCCTGCGCTACAACTACGGGCCCGCCAACCTCTGGATGGGCTACACCCGGTGGGCGGGGAACCCGGTCGCCCGGCGGCTGTTCGCCGCCATGGACCGCGCCACCCGCGAGCTGGACCCGGCGAAGAAGAAGACGATGATCCAGGAGTGCGTCGACGTCGTCGCCGAACAGGCCGTGCTCTACCCGGTCGTCCACAACGAGCTGCTGACGGCCTGGGACCCGCGCCGCCTCACCGGCGTCCGCGCCCAGCCCTACCCGGGCGTCAACCTGCTGCGCGCGAAGTGGCTCTGACGCCATGTCAGCCGTCGCGCGCATCCTGCTGCGCCGCCTCGCCCTGCTGGTGCCGCTGCTGCTGGGCATCGTGCTCTTCGTGTTCCTGGTGATGCGCTTCTCGGACGTCGACCCGGCGTCCGCGTTCTTCCAGGGCGCCGACCCGAGCCCCGCGCAACTGCGCGCCTTCCGCGAACGCAACGGCCTGCTCGACCCGTTGCCGGTGCGCTACGTCCACTTCGTCGGCGACCTGCTCCACGGCGACCTCGGCACCAGCGCCCTGACCCGGACGCCGGTCCTCGACCAGGTCGCCACCGCGCTGCCGCTCACCCTCCAACTCACCTTCCTGGGGCTGGGGATCGCCGTCATGCTCGCCCTCGTCGGCGGGGTGGTCGCCGCGATCCACCGGGACCGGGCCGCCGACCACGTCGTCCGCGTCCTCTCGCTGGTCGGCGTCGCCGCGCCCGCCTTCTGGCTGGCGCTGCTGATGATCCAGTACCTGGCCCTCGACCGGGGCTGGTTCCCGACCGGCGGCTACATCAACCCGGCCGACTCCGTCACCGGCTGGCTGCGCACTCTGGCGCTGCCCGCGCTCGCCCTGTCCCTGCCGGTGGCCGCCCAACTCACCCGGATCGTACGGACGTCGGTGGTGGAGGAGCTGGACAAGGACTACGTCCGCACGGCGATCGGCGCCGGGCTGCCGCCGCGTGTCGTGGTCGGCCGCAACGTGCTGAGGAACGCGCTGGTCACCCCGCTGACCGTGCTCGGCCTGCGGGTGGGCTATCTGCTCGGCGGCGCCGTCGTCATCGAGACGATCTTCGCGCTGCCCGGCATGGGCAAGCTGATGATCGACGCCGTCCAGAACGGCGACCCGGCCGTCGTCCAGGGCGTCGCCTTGACCACCGCGACCGGCTTCGTCGTCGTGAACCTCGCCATCGACGTGCTGTATCTGCTGGTCAACCCGCGACTGAGGGACTCGGCCCGATGACCTCCCCCCGCACCGGCCCCGCCGGTACCCCCGCCCGCCGCCGCGGGCGGCTGCCCGCCGCCTCCAGGGTCGCCGTCGGCTTCCTCGCCGTCGTCGCCCTGACCGCGCTGCTCGCCCCGCTGCTCGCGCCCGACGACCCGCTCGACCAGGCGGCCCCCGCCGACGGCACCGGGCATCCGTCCGCCGCGCACTGGATGGGCCAGGACAGCCTCGGCCGGGACATCCTGAGCCGGCTGCTGTACGGGGCCCGCTGGTCGCTGGCGATCGGGCTCGGCGCCACCCTGCTCGCGCTGCTGGCGGGCGCCGTCCTCGGGGCGGTGGCGGCCACCTCGCGGCGGAGCGTCGACGAGTCGCTGATGCGCTGCCTCGACGTGGTGATGGCGTTCCCCGGCATCGCCCTCGCGGCCGTCCTCGTCGCCGTGTTCGGGGGCGGCATCACCGTCCTGATCTGCGCCGTCGCGTTCCTGTTCGTGCCGCCGGTGGCGCGGGTGGTGCGCGCCAACGTGCTCGACCAGTACGGCGAGGACTACGTCACCGCCGAACGCGTCATCGGCGCCCGCACCCCGCACATCGTGCTGCGGCACGTCGCCGTGAACTGCGCCGCGCCGATCCTGGTGTTCTGCACCGTGCAGGTCGCCGAGGCGATCGTCTTCGAGGCGTCGCTCTCCTTCATCGGCGCGGGCGTGCGGCCGCCCGACCCGTCCTGGGGCAGCGTCATCGCGGACGGCAGGAACATGGTGCTGACCGGCGGCTGGTGGGCGACCGTCTTCCCCGGACTGCTGATCCTGCTGACCGTGCTGTCGCTGAACGTCCTGTCCGAGGGCGTCGCGGACGCCTGGGCCGCGCCCGCCGCCCGCGAGGTGACGGTGCCCGAGGAGGAGCCACTCCCGCCGCGGGAGCCGAGCGACGGCGACGAGAGCGCCGCCGACGACGACACCGGCGGGGGTGCGGTGCCTCCGCTCCCCGGGCTGGCCGAGGCGGCGCGGCTACTGCGGGCCCGCGCCAGGCCGCTGCCGGACGGCGAGCCGGTGCTCACGGTGACCGGCCTCCACGTCGGCTTCCCCGAGCGGCACGGCGGCGTGGACATCGTCGACGGCGTCGGCTTCGAGGTGCGCGGCGGTGAAGTCCTTGGCCTGGTGGGCGAGTCGGGCTGCGGCAAGTCGCTCACCGCGCTCACCCTGATGGGCCTCGCGCCGAAGGGCGCCCGGGTGCGCGGGCGGATCAGCTTCGGGCAGCGGGAGTTGACGACGCTCACCGCACGGGCCAGGCGCGGGCTGCTCGGCCACGAGATGGCGATGGTCTACCAGGACGCCCTGTCGTCCCTGAACCCCGGCATGACCGTCCACGCCCAGCTGCGCCAGCTCGTGCGCCGCGGCGGCCACCGCTCCCCCGCCGAACTCCTCGCCCTGGTCGGCCTCGACCCGGACCGGGTCCCGCACGCCTACCCGCACGAACTCTCCGGCGGCCAGCGCCAGCGCGTCCTGATCGCCATGGCCCTGTCCCGCGAACCGAAGCTGATCGTCGCCGACGAACCGACCACCGCCCTCGACGTCACCGTGCAGGCCCAGGTGATGGAGCTGCTGCTGCGGCTGCGCGCCGAACTCGGCTTCGCGCTGATCCTCGTCTCGCACGACCTGGCGCTGGTCGCCGACGTCACCGACCGGGTGATGGTGATGTACGGCGGCCGGATCGTGGAGAGCGGGGTGACCGCCGAGGTGGTGGCGGCACCGGCCCACCACTACACCCGCGGGCTGCTGGCGGGCGTGCTGTCGCTGGAGTCGGCCGCCGAGCGGCTGACGCGGATCAGGGGCACCGTCCCGGCCCCGGCCCGGTTCCCCGCGGGCTGCCGCTTCGCCGACCGCTGCCCGCGCGCCACCGCCCGCTGCCGCACCGTCCGCCCCGACCCGCGGGGCACCCCCGTCCACACCGCCGCCTGCCACCACCCGGCGGTCGACCCGGCCGGAACCGAGAGCGAGGTGGCGCGGT
The sequence above is a segment of the Streptomyces griseoviridis genome. Coding sequences within it:
- a CDS encoding metal ABC transporter permease — its product is MDILDYAFMQRALLAAVLVGITAPAIGIYLVQRRQALMGDGIGHVAMTGVGLGFLLNTSPVWMATAISVLGAVLMELIRWYGRTRGDIALAMLFYGGMAGGVMFINLAPGGSNANLTSYLFGSLSTVSSSDVTAICLLAGFVVLVTLGLRRQLFAVSQDEEFARVTGLPVRALNLLTAVTAAVTVTVAMRVVGLLLVSALMVVPVAAAQQLTRSFAATFAIAVALGVTVTIGGTVTSYYQDVPPGATIVLLTIGAFMLLTALAAPLARRRARAAAAARPAGDPAECVIPAGREAPDEVGV
- a CDS encoding Fur family transcriptional regulator: MVTAGPPVKGRSTRQRAAVAAALDEVDEFRSAQELHDMLKHKGDSVGLTTVYRTLQNLADAGEVDVLRTSDGESVYRRCSTGDHHHHLVCRVCGKAVEVEGPAVEKWAEAIAAEHGYVNVAHTVEIFGTCAECAARDD
- the bla gene encoding class A beta-lactamase, translating into MTRRAVVAAGTATAAVLLTGTAARADGSTVDRLRALEEEHGARLGVFAHNVRTGRTVAHRADERFPICSVFKTLAVSAVLRDLDRDGEVLGRRVHYTEADLVGGSDRTREHLAEGMTVAELADVAIRYSDNTAANLLLRELGGPTAVTRFARSIGDRVTRLDRWETELNSGEPGRVTDTTSPRAIGRSYARLVLGDALADRDRALLTHWLLGNTTSGERLRAGVPSTWTVADKTGAGDYGTNNDVGVAWTPDGTPVVLAILSTKHVQDAEWDHPLVKEAASLLAAAVV
- a CDS encoding metal ABC transporter substrate-binding protein, which produces MNVRRRLIPALATTAATALGLATLSACSGDGSADGGDPGTFDVVASFYPMAFLAEQIGGSHVHVSSLTEPGQEPHDLEISAQQTVQVEKADAVLYLKNLQPSVDKTVAASQVKTKIDAASLTTLEKHGNEVGGHAAEHDESDDHDHESGGLDPHIWLDPVRYAQVAEGVGKAFEKADPDHAAAYKKNTAALVEKLDALNTKFEDGLADTRTKVFITTHAAFGYLAERYGLTEEAISGLDPDSEPSGARVKALEKMAKADGVSTVFYETLVSDKTAKTIAGDAGLKTDVLDPIEGIVKGKSRGQDYFEVQEANLKALQTALGSK
- the recO gene encoding DNA repair protein RecO, with the translated sequence MSLFRDDGIVLRTQKLGEADRIITLLTRGHGRIRAVARGVRRTKSKFGARLEPFSHVDVQFFARGSELVGRGLPLCTQSETIAPYGGGIVTDYARYTAGTAMLETAERFTDHEGEPAVQQYLLLVGALRTLSRGEHAPHLVLDAFLLRSLAVNGYAPSFGDCARCGLPGPNRFFSVAAGGSVCVDCRVPGSVVPSAQTLELLGALLTGDWGTADSCEPRYVREGSGLVSAYLHWHMERGLRSLRYVEK
- a CDS encoding histidine-type phosphatase yields the protein MKRLAPALALCALLVAALPAQAADQPAHLDSYGTKAPYAPGQSARTYQRAPAGFVPVLTENVSRHGSRAASDSEDADLVLALWDRADADGRLTRRGREFGPKVRALRAAMERVGYGELSGRGTAELKGTAVRLAGRLPSLFAEIARTGERIDVVSSGQGRAVASGDAFAAALGAVDPQLEPLIGETRTDKDLLYFHKAAGGAAYRDYLENDQRLAATLKALTDQPRTHRAATAVLRGLFTAPFVNGLADADRVAAAQAVHNLYAIAPAMSEESPGGRGWGMERYLSAADAAWFGYLGDAEDFYEKGPGFAGSDITYRMAEVLLDDLFATVEAKRDGTSDLGAALRFTHAEELIPLAALMGLPGSTRPVTERRPYTWAGNPWRGAEVAPLGGNIQWDVYERDGRYLVRMLYNEKETAFKAGCRPLTRGSAFYDLDELERCFGRA
- a CDS encoding metal ABC transporter ATP-binding protein, with protein sequence MGEPVISLRGVGAELGGRPVLRGVDLTVHRGEVVALLGANGSGKSTAIRAVIGQVPVSTGTIELFGTERARFRSWARVGYVPQRTTAAGGVPATVTEIVSSGRLSRARFGVLRKADHAAVRHALERVGMADRAKDSVDALSGGQHQRVLIARALAAEPELLIMDEPMAGVDLVSQKVLADTLSAQVEAGTTVLVVLHELGPLEPLIDRAVVLRDGRVLHDGPPPRGAAGTFPLPASPDPGHPRPGHDHVHPHAPADVEPIRTGLLS
- a CDS encoding isoprenyl transferase, whose product is MAASGILGRRRREYRAPEPHPSGAVPPKLPAELIPQHVAVIMDGNGRWAKERGLPRTEGHKVGAERVLDVLQGAIEMGVGSIALFAFSTENWRRSPDEIRFLMNFNRDFIRKTRDELNELGVRVRWVGRMPKLWKSVAQELQAAQEMTKDNDRLTLYFCMNYGGRAEIADAAQALAHDVKAGRLDPSKVNEKTLGKYMYYPDMPDVDLFLRPSGELRTSNYLLWQSAYAEMVFQDVLWPDFDRRDLWRACMEFARRDRRFGGAVPNEQLLAMEAAMKGRPAT